One part of the Rhodothermales bacterium genome encodes these proteins:
- a CDS encoding sugar phosphate nucleotidyltransferase: MKLIIPMAGRGTRVRPHSLVTPKPLLAVCGKSMVERIIDTFSRVLPQHIDAAVFILGPDFGENVREQLRAICKERGMEARFAVQEKAQGTAHAVYCAGDNLSGEGIVVFADTLFDMKPGINLSDADVVAWVKHVDDPSRFGVAVRDGDRIKAFVEKPDDLISNEALIGIYYVARLEMLRDAVDSMVRNDERGPTGEFYLTDAFDKLLKQGAVFKTATVSEWLDCGTIDALMETTKTILSKESDALHLGSINNSIIHDPVFVGPGARVVNSVIGPYVSIEEGSEVSGAVIRDSIIFAHARVENAVLANSLVGQNARVIDRPKRINVGDHAIIE; this comes from the coding sequence ATGAAATTGATTATTCCGATGGCCGGGCGGGGCACCCGCGTGCGGCCGCATTCACTGGTCACGCCCAAGCCGCTGCTCGCCGTCTGCGGCAAGAGCATGGTCGAACGTATCATCGACACCTTCTCCCGGGTTCTGCCCCAGCATATCGACGCCGCCGTGTTTATCCTGGGCCCCGACTTTGGCGAAAATGTGCGCGAACAATTGCGTGCGATCTGCAAGGAGCGCGGGATGGAAGCCCGCTTCGCTGTCCAGGAAAAAGCACAGGGGACGGCGCATGCTGTCTACTGCGCCGGCGATAACCTGAGCGGCGAGGGGATTGTCGTATTTGCGGACACATTATTCGACATGAAGCCCGGCATCAACCTTTCCGACGCGGATGTCGTCGCCTGGGTCAAGCATGTCGACGACCCCAGCCGGTTTGGCGTGGCCGTCCGCGATGGCGACCGCATCAAGGCGTTCGTCGAAAAGCCGGACGACCTGATATCCAACGAGGCGCTCATCGGCATCTATTATGTCGCGCGCCTCGAAATGCTGCGCGATGCGGTCGATTCGATGGTACGCAACGACGAGCGGGGCCCCACGGGCGAATTTTACCTCACCGACGCGTTCGACAAGCTCCTCAAGCAGGGGGCCGTCTTCAAAACCGCCACGGTGTCCGAATGGCTCGACTGCGGCACCATCGACGCCTTGATGGAAACGACGAAGACCATCCTCTCGAAGGAATCCGACGCGCTCCATCTCGGATCCATCAACAACAGCATCATCCACGATCCGGTATTCGTCGGACCCGGCGCACGCGTCGTGAATTCGGTGATCGGGCCGTACGTCTCCATCGAGGAAGGCTCCGAAGTGTCGGGCGCCGTGATCCGGGACAGCATCATCTTCGCGCACGCGCGGGTGGAGAATGCGGTCCTGGCGAACTCGCTGGTGGGGCAGAACGCCCGCGTCATCGATCGGCCGAAACGGATCAACGTGGGCGATCACGCGATCATCGAATAA
- a CDS encoding OmpA family protein yields the protein MYKAFFVVIAASLTLMGCANMNKTGKGAAIGAGAGAAVGAIIGKATGKTATGAIVGAAVGGTAGAIIGRQMDKQAEELEEELEGAKVERVGEGIQITFDSAILFEFGKADLSAQAKTNLDNLAQSLKEYPNTEILIAGHTDSVGSEEFNQKLSETRANSAASYLLQAGITSDRMSVIGHGETQPVASNDTDMGRAQNRRVEVAIYASEEYRQELETQGNQ from the coding sequence ATGTATAAAGCTTTTTTTGTCGTCATCGCCGCGTCGCTCACCCTGATGGGGTGCGCGAACATGAACAAGACCGGTAAGGGTGCGGCCATCGGCGCCGGCGCCGGCGCCGCGGTCGGTGCGATCATCGGCAAGGCCACGGGCAAAACCGCGACCGGAGCCATCGTGGGCGCTGCGGTTGGCGGCACGGCCGGCGCCATCATCGGGCGTCAGATGGACAAACAGGCCGAGGAGCTCGAGGAAGAACTCGAGGGCGCCAAGGTCGAACGCGTGGGAGAAGGCATCCAGATCACCTTCGATTCCGCCATCCTGTTCGAATTCGGCAAGGCGGATCTCTCGGCCCAGGCCAAGACGAACCTCGACAACCTGGCCCAGAGCCTGAAGGAGTATCCGAACACGGAGATCCTCATCGCCGGCCACACCGACAGCGTCGGCTCCGAAGAGTTCAACCAGAAGCTCTCCGAAACGCGCGCCAACTCGGCCGCCTCGTACCTCCTGCAGGCCGGCATCACGTCGGACCGCATGAGCGTCATCGGCCACGGCGAAACGCAGCCGGTCGCCTCGAACGACACGGACATGGGCCGCGCCCAGAACCGCCGCGTCGAAGTGGCCATCTACGCCTCCGAGGAATACCGCCAGGAACTGGAGACGCAGGGCAATCAGTAA
- a CDS encoding TonB-dependent receptor translates to MDIETRGLHAVSAAWMAAMLLVAASILPARDAVAQPAPAAMHIRALEDGRYEVMARGASLEHALQELVTVTQLSLLYDPALVRDIETYCVKDATDAEGVLRCLIEPTRLDFYRLSSGTYVLREAVLERPRYGQLAGIVIDSETGEPLPYASVVLADAATGTATNESGMFSFAALLPGRHAISATYVGYQPVLDSIFVPAGGEARSFIYMKPKTIVSDPIVVNGLQQRLPSRTIGMGEANPASLEAIGGLSSDVTRAINQILGVALRSPLADLHIQGGEASEHQMQLDGVPVFSPVALGRFLGAFSPLSIGRLSVQKAGFGARYGSQLSGVIQAEHRLDGSADAFLTASVDPLSLNVRGDGALRFSSRVKGPFMVAVRESLWDVYSAPTLNQIMDEWNAVDPGLTQQFLKQPYGSSTYAPRTQAPSISFSDLHLATRLETGPFSRLYVSGYRGANALSTDLVADVRSTIDAATSPHLLLTRDRYDWSNSNGQLRYEWIANARLLAGVRVRGSRHTMSHDYGLVDEQLIGASGIEALQDSLTEGGLSRDRNEISEAGFGGTLEYSLSSTDHIEGGLEAIYRSNAIRLNTPFFQQTNALAESWLIAGYLEHRRSIGMHMQADFGLRGSYLPDQSTAFFEPRVALRYDVAAAGGAVYAARLAAGVYRQFVGEFDLSSVGPTALAPSVRFWYPVDETLPLPRAYHLAGEFLWAPVDALRMRLELYHKWQPVLLAINYPTLLGLGPPIPENARHAHFIEPVSGRAYGAGMHLEWEGTRFLHELSYSYSASYRTYPSRFGGEEVTSPWNEPHRLTLASDRFIGSDLSVRARWQGVWGRQWGFRRAYYDWLNAHAGSRAFPPYDLSQPDAPDHRLPAHLQLDLGMTYARSVGTARVQVSVDVINVLNRDNVVDWSLTRVSETRYERVPRLMPSVTPVFSLKVSL, encoded by the coding sequence ATGGACATCGAGACGAGAGGCCTGCACGCTGTGTCGGCGGCGTGGATGGCGGCGATGCTTCTGGTTGCCGCATCGATCTTGCCGGCGCGGGATGCCGTTGCGCAGCCCGCGCCGGCGGCGATGCACATCAGGGCGCTGGAAGACGGCCGATACGAGGTCATGGCGCGCGGCGCCTCGCTCGAACATGCCCTGCAGGAACTGGTCACGGTAACTCAGCTCAGCCTCCTCTACGACCCCGCCCTGGTGCGCGATATCGAAACCTATTGCGTCAAGGACGCTACCGACGCCGAGGGGGTTTTGCGATGCCTGATCGAGCCCACCCGGCTCGATTTTTATCGCCTCTCTTCCGGGACGTACGTCCTGCGCGAAGCGGTGCTCGAGCGGCCCCGCTACGGTCAACTCGCCGGCATCGTGATCGATAGCGAGACGGGTGAACCGCTGCCGTATGCGAGCGTCGTGCTCGCCGACGCGGCCACCGGCACCGCGACGAACGAATCCGGCATGTTCAGCTTTGCCGCGCTGCTTCCTGGCCGGCATGCCATTTCGGCCACGTATGTCGGCTATCAGCCGGTGCTGGACAGCATCTTCGTGCCGGCCGGCGGCGAGGCCCGGTCGTTCATCTACATGAAACCGAAAACGATCGTTTCGGACCCGATCGTCGTGAACGGCCTGCAGCAGCGTCTTCCGTCGCGCACCATCGGCATGGGCGAGGCGAACCCGGCCTCGCTCGAGGCCATCGGCGGCCTGTCGTCGGACGTGACGCGGGCCATCAATCAGATTCTCGGCGTGGCGCTCCGTTCGCCGCTGGCCGATCTGCACATCCAGGGGGGCGAGGCGAGCGAGCACCAGATGCAGCTCGATGGCGTTCCCGTATTCAGCCCCGTGGCGCTGGGGCGCTTTCTGGGCGCCTTCAGCCCGCTTTCCATCGGGCGTCTCAGCGTCCAGAAAGCCGGTTTCGGCGCGCGGTACGGAAGCCAGCTCTCGGGCGTCATCCAGGCGGAGCATCGGCTGGATGGCTCCGCCGATGCGTTTCTGACCGCCTCGGTGGATCCGCTCAGCCTGAACGTGCGGGGCGATGGCGCGCTTCGCTTTTCTTCGCGGGTGAAGGGCCCCTTCATGGTCGCCGTGCGCGAGTCGCTGTGGGACGTCTACAGCGCTCCGACGCTGAACCAGATCATGGACGAATGGAATGCCGTCGACCCCGGGCTGACGCAGCAGTTCCTGAAGCAGCCGTACGGCTCGTCCACCTATGCGCCCAGGACGCAGGCGCCCTCGATTTCCTTTTCCGACCTCCATCTGGCGACCCGGCTCGAAACGGGTCCTTTCAGCCGGCTCTATGTCTCAGGCTACCGGGGAGCGAACGCGCTGTCGACCGATCTGGTGGCGGATGTCCGTTCGACGATCGATGCCGCCACATCGCCCCACCTGTTGCTCACGCGCGACCGCTACGACTGGAGCAACAGCAACGGCCAGCTCCGCTATGAGTGGATCGCCAACGCGCGGCTTCTGGCCGGCGTGCGCGTGCGCGGGAGCAGGCACACGATGTCGCACGACTACGGTCTGGTCGATGAGCAGCTGATCGGCGCCTCGGGCATCGAAGCGCTGCAGGACAGTCTGACGGAAGGTGGATTATCCCGCGACCGCAACGAGATCTCGGAAGCCGGGTTCGGCGGTACGCTCGAATACAGCCTCTCCTCCACCGACCATATCGAAGGCGGGCTCGAAGCTATTTATCGCTCCAACGCCATCCGCCTCAATACGCCGTTTTTCCAGCAGACCAACGCGCTGGCCGAAAGCTGGCTCATCGCGGGGTACCTCGAACATCGCCGGTCGATCGGGATGCATATGCAGGCCGATTTCGGACTGCGCGGCTCGTACCTGCCGGATCAGTCGACGGCCTTCTTCGAACCCCGTGTCGCGCTGCGCTACGACGTCGCTGCCGCTGGCGGCGCCGTATATGCCGCCCGCCTGGCCGCCGGCGTGTACCGTCAGTTTGTCGGCGAGTTCGATCTGAGCAGCGTCGGGCCCACGGCGCTCGCGCCCTCGGTCCGCTTCTGGTATCCGGTGGATGAGACGCTTCCGCTTCCGCGGGCCTATCATCTGGCCGGCGAGTTCCTGTGGGCGCCGGTCGATGCCCTGCGGATGCGTCTGGAACTCTACCACAAGTGGCAGCCTGTATTGCTCGCCATCAACTATCCGACGTTGCTCGGGCTGGGGCCGCCCATCCCCGAAAACGCCCGACACGCCCACTTCATCGAGCCGGTCAGCGGCAGGGCGTACGGGGCCGGGATGCACCTCGAATGGGAGGGGACTCGCTTCCTGCACGAACTGTCCTATAGTTACAGCGCATCCTATCGCACCTACCCCTCACGATTTGGCGGCGAGGAGGTGACGTCCCCGTGGAATGAGCCGCATCGCCTCACCCTGGCGAGCGATCGCTTCATCGGTTCCGATCTCAGCGTGCGCGCCCGCTGGCAGGGCGTCTGGGGGCGGCAGTGGGGCTTCCGGCGCGCGTATTACGACTGGCTGAATGCCCATGCCGGCTCCCGGGCGTTTCCGCCGTACGACCTCTCCCAACCCGATGCGCCCGACCACCGCCTGCCGGCGCATCTTCAGCTCGATCTGGGCATGACGTACGCCCGTTCCGTTGGCACCGCGCGGGTTCAAGTCAGCGTGGACGTGATCAATGTGCTGAACCGCGACAACGTGGTCGACTGGAGCCTCACCCGGGTGAGCGAGACGCGGTACGAGCGCGTGCCCCGGCTGATGCCTTCCGTCACGCCGGTGTTCTCCCTGAAAGTAAGCCTCTGA
- a CDS encoding FecR domain-containing protein — MKADRSDANRLPEELLRELAREEPEDRQELEQVWQLLGTVRPSYDVNPPDAVAGWNRVSASLFSEDESTPARPDRRPARPPAERARLRRPVWAAVAATVCLLVGICLFSPVRYAASAGETLAVSLPDGSKAELNGGSVLTFDRGLGRGLFSRDETRRVHLEGEAFFTVVSDGRAFEVETFNARVQVLGTEFNVKSWPGSPAHDTRVAVRSGHVRVAPGDVDLLANQSVRIVSGERDEAIRMDDDLDIVLNWRQHGFSVLGEPLAAAFMQLERQYGVEIDLRTPIDPQLQIVYYRSEPHVETLLGDLCAAHGLKFRKTVRGYEVYR; from the coding sequence ATGAAGGCTGATCGATCGGATGCCAATCGGCTGCCTGAGGAACTCCTCAGGGAACTGGCCAGGGAAGAGCCCGAAGATCGTCAGGAGCTGGAACAGGTATGGCAGCTTCTGGGGACCGTCCGGCCCTCCTATGATGTAAACCCCCCGGACGCGGTTGCCGGCTGGAACCGCGTCTCCGCCTCGCTTTTTTCGGAGGACGAGTCCACCCCGGCACGTCCGGATCGCCGGCCGGCGCGACCGCCTGCCGAGCGCGCGCGGCTCAGGCGCCCTGTCTGGGCGGCCGTCGCGGCGACGGTGTGCCTGCTCGTGGGGATCTGCCTGTTTTCGCCGGTGCGCTACGCGGCCAGCGCCGGCGAGACGCTCGCCGTGTCGCTGCCCGACGGCTCCAAGGCTGAGCTGAACGGGGGGAGCGTGTTGACGTTCGATCGCGGCCTGGGGCGCGGCCTCTTCTCGCGCGATGAGACCCGCCGGGTGCATCTCGAGGGCGAGGCGTTTTTTACCGTCGTTTCGGACGGCCGGGCCTTTGAGGTCGAAACCTTCAATGCGCGGGTTCAGGTGCTCGGTACCGAATTCAACGTAAAGAGCTGGCCGGGAAGCCCCGCCCACGACACCCGTGTGGCGGTCCGGTCGGGGCATGTCCGGGTGGCCCCGGGTGACGTCGATCTGCTGGCCAACCAGTCGGTCCGGATCGTCTCCGGCGAGCGGGATGAAGCGATCCGGATGGACGACGATCTCGATATCGTGCTCAACTGGCGCCAGCACGGTTTCTCCGTCCTGGGCGAGCCGCTGGCGGCGGCGTTCATGCAGCTGGAACGCCAGTACGGCGTGGAGATCGATCTCCGTACGCCCATCGACCCGCAACTCCAGATCGTATATTACCGGTCGGAACCCCATGTCGAGACGCTCCTTGGAGACCTCTGCGCGGCGCATGGACTCAAGTTCAGGAAAACGGTACGCGGATACGAAGTGTACCGATGA
- a CDS encoding RNA polymerase sigma-70 factor produces the protein MESAEQFSVWCRQIKASDRKAFEDVFKATHDALVRYSLTFTRSTAASLDIIQDVFTKLWEVRHTLDPDRSLKALLYRMVRNLAFNHHRDTKSREAKHGAMSDYASSEVVRPDQVVGSDMLETMLHRWIDELPERQREALSLSRFDGLSHDEIAALMEISPRTVNNHLVKALKHIRDRIRAYEPNLLSHEG, from the coding sequence ATGGAATCTGCAGAACAGTTTTCAGTCTGGTGCCGACAAATCAAGGCATCGGATCGGAAAGCGTTTGAGGATGTGTTTAAGGCCACCCACGATGCGCTGGTGCGTTATTCCCTGACGTTCACCCGGAGCACGGCGGCTTCGTTGGATATCATCCAGGATGTCTTTACGAAGTTGTGGGAGGTGCGGCATACCCTCGATCCCGACCGTTCCCTGAAGGCCCTCCTTTATCGCATGGTGCGGAATCTGGCCTTTAACCACCATCGCGACACGAAGAGTCGCGAAGCCAAACACGGTGCTATGTCGGACTATGCTTCATCGGAAGTCGTACGGCCCGACCAGGTCGTAGGCTCGGATATGCTGGAAACGATGCTTCATCGTTGGATCGACGAACTCCCGGAACGTCAGCGCGAAGCGCTGTCGCTTAGCCGGTTCGATGGGTTGAGCCACGATGAAATCGCCGCCCTGATGGAGATATCCCCCAGGACCGTCAACAATCACCTGGTTAAAGCGCTAAAGCACATTCGTGACCGGATTCGCGCTTATGAACCTAATCTCTTGAGTCATGAAGGCTGA
- a CDS encoding acyltransferase → MTAAQTSPIADSAIIDPSATLGAYCVIGEHVQIGRNCQIGHHVVIHDGTKIGDNVRIDDHATLGKQPMRSLNSAVTQAKRQPPLVVGDGCLIGAGAVLYAGCTLGSHVLVADLATVREDVTVGDYTILGRGVAVENRCTIGRYCKLETNAYLTAYSTLEDRVFVAPGVLTSNDNFVGRSEERFKHFAGVTIRKGGRVGVGAVILPGIEVAADSLVAAGGVATHDTESRSVFAGVPARRFKDVPADQLLENQGWADV, encoded by the coding sequence ATGACTGCAGCCCAGACCTCTCCGATAGCCGACTCCGCGATCATCGACCCGTCCGCAACCCTCGGGGCCTACTGCGTGATCGGCGAGCATGTACAGATCGGGCGCAACTGCCAGATCGGACATCACGTCGTCATTCACGATGGTACGAAGATCGGGGACAACGTGCGCATCGACGACCATGCAACGCTGGGCAAGCAGCCGATGCGCTCGCTGAACAGCGCCGTGACCCAGGCGAAACGACAGCCGCCCCTCGTCGTCGGAGACGGCTGCCTGATCGGCGCCGGCGCCGTGCTCTATGCCGGCTGCACGCTGGGCAGCCACGTGCTCGTCGCCGACCTCGCCACCGTCCGTGAAGACGTAACCGTCGGCGACTACACCATCCTCGGCCGCGGCGTCGCCGTCGAAAATCGGTGTACGATCGGGCGCTACTGCAAGCTCGAAACGAACGCCTACCTGACGGCCTATTCGACGCTCGAAGACCGCGTCTTTGTCGCTCCGGGCGTGCTGACGAGCAACGACAATTTCGTCGGGCGCTCCGAGGAGCGCTTCAAGCATTTCGCCGGCGTCACGATCCGGAAAGGCGGCCGGGTGGGCGTGGGCGCCGTCATCCTGCCGGGCATCGAAGTCGCGGCGGACTCGCTGGTGGCCGCCGGCGGCGTCGCCACGCACGACACGGAATCGCGCAGCGTCTTTGCCGGCGTGCCGGCCCGCCGCTTCAAGGATGTGCCGGCGGATCAACTCCTCGAAAACCAGGGCTGGGCCGACGTCTAG
- a CDS encoding DegT/DnrJ/EryC1/StrS family aminotransferase translates to MNDIQMVDLSGQLAAMRGEIDAAIAEVLDSTHFIKGKPVGLFEAELAAYLGGQHAIGVGNGTDALQLAMMALDLQPGDEVITSAFTFIATAEAAALLGLVPVFADIDPETFNIDPARIEALITPRTRAIVPVHLFGQPADMDPILALARRHGLRVIEDNAQSIGARYRDRQVGYLGDLGTLSFFPSKNLGAYGDGGAVLTDDAGLFERVQMIANHGSRRKYYNEVVGINSRLDTLQAAILRVKLRHLDAFARARQRAAARYDALFADCPAIVTPSVAPDRTHVYHQYTIRIRPDGYRTRDTLAQHLKSAGIPHAIYYPTSLHELPVFREAGRARWEDLSHTEQAAGEVISLPMHTELTEAQQAYIAQHVLAFLHDAPIPNKQTVSVTP, encoded by the coding sequence ATGAACGATATACAGATGGTCGACCTCAGCGGGCAACTCGCCGCCATGCGCGGTGAAATCGATGCCGCCATCGCCGAGGTGCTCGACTCCACGCACTTCATCAAAGGCAAACCGGTCGGTCTGTTCGAGGCCGAACTGGCGGCTTATCTCGGCGGTCAACACGCCATCGGCGTCGGCAACGGCACCGACGCGCTTCAACTGGCGATGATGGCGCTCGATCTGCAACCGGGCGATGAGGTCATCACGTCGGCGTTTACCTTCATCGCCACCGCCGAGGCCGCGGCGCTCCTCGGGTTGGTCCCGGTCTTCGCCGATATCGATCCGGAAACGTTCAATATCGATCCCGCGCGCATCGAGGCGCTCATCACGCCCCGGACGCGGGCCATCGTGCCCGTCCACCTCTTCGGCCAGCCGGCGGACATGGACCCTATCCTGGCCCTTGCGCGCCGGCACGGGCTGCGCGTCATCGAGGACAACGCCCAGTCCATCGGCGCGCGCTACCGCGACCGGCAGGTCGGATACCTGGGCGACCTGGGAACGCTCTCGTTTTTCCCCTCGAAAAACCTCGGCGCCTATGGCGACGGCGGCGCCGTCCTGACCGACGACGCCGGCCTGTTCGAGCGCGTTCAGATGATCGCGAACCATGGCTCGCGCCGGAAATACTACAACGAAGTCGTCGGCATCAACAGCCGGCTCGACACGCTGCAGGCCGCGATCCTGCGCGTCAAGCTCCGTCATCTCGACGCGTTCGCACGCGCGCGGCAGCGCGCCGCGGCGCGGTACGACGCGCTCTTCGCCGACTGCCCCGCGATCGTGACGCCGTCGGTGGCCCCGGACCGGACCCACGTCTACCACCAGTATACGATCCGCATCCGCCCCGACGGCTACCGGACGCGCGACACGCTGGCGCAACACCTGAAGAGCGCCGGCATCCCGCACGCGATCTATTATCCGACGTCGCTCCATGAGCTGCCGGTGTTTCGCGAGGCCGGCCGCGCCCGCTGGGAGGATCTCTCCCACACCGAACAGGCCGCCGGCGAGGTAATCTCGCTGCCCATGCACACCGAACTGACCGAAGCGCAACAGGCCTACATCGCGCAGCACGTGCTCGCTTTTCTGCACGACGCGCCTATCCCCAATAAACAGACGGTCTCCGTAACACCGTGA
- a CDS encoding Gfo/Idh/MocA family oxidoreductase: MSKKPVALAQVGIGYWGKNLYRNFDAVPDARVIQLCDVDEGMLASYRKKDPELHTTTRYEEVLANPDVDAVIIAVQTPMHFDFARRALEAGKHVFVEKPLAQSAEQAECLVQLAEANDRRLMVGHLLMYHPAFNYVRDLIQRGELGDVRYLYSVRVNLGIVRKQENAFESLAPHDLSIALQFLDTRPVAISATGQAFLQAGVEDVAFATVFFENGKLAHLHTSWLDPHKIRKVTVVGSQKMAVIDDTESTEMVRLFDKGVTISAGNPQLPYENYSEAMAYRTGDIVIPKIPMQEPLRIECQHFVDCVRTGATPLSDGRNGLMVVQLLQAAQTSLNQSGACVFL; the protein is encoded by the coding sequence GTGAGCAAAAAACCTGTCGCCCTCGCCCAGGTCGGGATCGGTTACTGGGGGAAAAATCTCTATCGCAACTTCGACGCGGTACCCGATGCCCGCGTCATCCAGCTCTGCGACGTCGACGAGGGGATGCTGGCCTCGTACCGCAAGAAAGACCCGGAGCTGCACACGACGACACGTTACGAGGAGGTGCTCGCGAACCCCGACGTGGACGCGGTGATCATCGCGGTGCAGACGCCGATGCACTTCGATTTCGCGCGGCGGGCGCTGGAGGCCGGGAAACATGTCTTCGTCGAAAAACCCCTCGCGCAATCGGCCGAGCAGGCGGAATGCCTGGTGCAGCTGGCGGAGGCGAACGACCGCCGGCTCATGGTGGGGCATCTGCTGATGTACCATCCGGCCTTCAACTACGTCCGCGACCTGATCCAGCGCGGCGAACTCGGCGACGTTCGGTATCTGTACAGCGTACGCGTAAACCTTGGCATCGTCCGGAAACAGGAGAACGCTTTCGAAAGCCTGGCGCCGCACGATCTGTCGATCGCCCTCCAGTTTCTCGATACGCGGCCCGTCGCGATCTCGGCGACCGGGCAGGCTTTCCTGCAGGCCGGCGTCGAGGATGTCGCGTTTGCCACCGTCTTCTTCGAAAACGGCAAGCTCGCGCACCTGCACACCAGCTGGCTCGACCCGCACAAGATCCGGAAAGTCACCGTCGTGGGCAGCCAGAAGATGGCTGTCATCGACGACACGGAAAGCACCGAAATGGTGCGTCTGTTCGATAAAGGAGTGACCATCTCCGCCGGCAACCCGCAACTGCCCTACGAGAATTACTCGGAGGCGATGGCCTACCGCACGGGGGATATCGTCATCCCCAAGATCCCGATGCAGGAACCGTTGCGGATCGAATGCCAGCACTTCGTCGACTGTGTCCGGACGGGCGCGACGCCGCTGTCGGACGGGCGCAATGGCCTGATGGTCGTTCAGCTGCTCCAGGCCGCACAGACCTCGCTGAATCAGAGCGGGGCGTGCGTGTTTCTTTGA
- a CDS encoding capsule assembly Wzi family protein: protein MPLTVNLKPELPEILPPAAPAPCRGLTRALAVRGAAILALCALWAAPASAQLRTPSYSAGLFAAGAGSDPLPYYLTANRFGVVDPFGVNAGLRAGAHAPYDGGRKLDYAYGIEGIARAGETMTAHLHEAYVRGRYGPFELSAGRWEQTLGVVDPTLTAGSMIWSANTSPLPRVTIAIPRYTPIPWTHRFAFIRGHLSHGWFEDDRFVRDALLHEKSFYLRLFSEKAPIQLHGGVTHAVIWAGTHPNYGKLPGGIANYWRIFFVQEGNEEAPENEIVNVLGNTIGSYDFSVTMQVLGLDWLIYRHFYIETGPSLRYRNPWDGMWGFSLKRQDRRGILTGLLYEHANTKRQGAQYSEGEPFGVDNYYNNVLYRGGWVYHGRTIGLPLLAADGRRFGVVNNIVLAHHVGIEGNPGGGFSYRAFMTYSRNYGADQVFEAPDSFRLVSGRTDRLDQYSMLFELTGPLWPAHGLSFTGAVAVDAGSLYARNAGVLFGVTWRGP from the coding sequence ATGCCTCTCACCGTAAACCTGAAGCCGGAATTGCCGGAGATCCTTCCGCCAGCCGCACCGGCCCCGTGCCGTGGGCTGACGCGGGCGCTCGCGGTTCGCGGCGCGGCCATCCTGGCGCTGTGCGCACTCTGGGCCGCGCCGGCGTCCGCGCAGCTACGCACCCCGTCGTATTCGGCCGGCCTCTTCGCCGCCGGCGCCGGATCCGACCCGTTGCCGTACTACCTGACCGCCAACCGTTTCGGGGTCGTCGACCCGTTCGGCGTCAACGCCGGGTTGCGTGCCGGAGCGCACGCGCCGTACGATGGCGGTCGGAAGCTCGACTATGCCTATGGCATCGAGGGGATCGCGCGGGCCGGCGAAACGATGACGGCGCATCTGCACGAAGCGTATGTGCGGGGCCGCTACGGTCCGTTCGAACTCAGCGCCGGCCGGTGGGAGCAGACGCTCGGCGTCGTGGACCCGACGCTCACCGCCGGCTCGATGATCTGGAGCGCCAACACCTCGCCCCTCCCCCGCGTCACGATCGCCATCCCCCGGTACACGCCGATTCCATGGACGCATCGCTTCGCCTTCATCCGCGGGCATCTGTCGCACGGCTGGTTCGAGGACGATCGTTTCGTGCGCGACGCCCTCCTCCACGAGAAATCGTTCTACCTTCGCCTCTTTTCCGAGAAAGCGCCCATCCAGCTGCATGGCGGCGTGACGCATGCCGTGATCTGGGCCGGCACGCATCCGAACTACGGCAAGCTCCCCGGCGGGATCGCCAACTACTGGCGCATCTTTTTCGTGCAGGAAGGGAACGAGGAAGCGCCGGAGAATGAGATCGTCAACGTGCTCGGCAACACGATCGGTTCGTACGACTTCAGCGTGACCATGCAGGTGCTCGGGCTCGACTGGCTCATCTACCGGCATTTCTACATCGAGACGGGGCCTTCGCTACGCTACCGCAATCCGTGGGACGGGATGTGGGGTTTCAGCCTCAAGCGGCAGGATCGGCGCGGCATCCTGACCGGTCTGCTCTACGAACACGCCAACACGAAGCGGCAGGGCGCCCAGTACAGCGAGGGCGAGCCGTTTGGGGTGGACAACTACTACAACAACGTGCTGTACCGGGGCGGCTGGGTGTACCACGGACGCACGATCGGGCTGCCGCTGCTGGCGGCGGACGGCCGGCGTTTCGGTGTCGTCAACAACATCGTGCTCGCGCACCACGTGGGCATCGAGGGCAACCCGGGAGGCGGCTTCAGCTACCGCGCGTTCATGACCTACAGTCGCAACTACGGGGCGGACCAGGTGTTCGAGGCGCCCGACAGCTTCCGGTTGGTCAGCGGACGCACGGACCGGCTCGATCAGTATTCGATGCTGTTCGAGTTGACCGGGCCGCTCTGGCCGGCGCATGGTCTGTCCTTCACCGGGGCCGTCGCCGTCGACGCCGGGTCGCTGTATGCCCGAAACGCCGGCGTGCTGTTCGGTGTGACGTGGCGCGGCCCGTGA